One part of the Apus apus isolate bApuApu2 chromosome 23, bApuApu2.pri.cur, whole genome shotgun sequence genome encodes these proteins:
- the KCNA2 gene encoding potassium voltage-gated channel subfamily A member 2, protein MTVATGDPADEAAALPGHPQDTYNPETDHECCERVVINISGLRFETQLKTLAQFPETLLGDPKKRMRYFDPLRNEYFFDRNRPSFDAILYYYQSGGRLRRPVNVPLDIFSEEIRFYELGEEAMEMFREDEGYIKEEERPLPENEFQRQVWLLFEYPESSGPARIIAIVSVMVILISIVSFCLETLPIFRDENEDMHGSGLSHPPYSNSSMGYQQSTSFTDPFFIVETLCIIWFSFEFLVRFFACPSKAGFFTNIMNIIDIVAIIPYFITLGTELAEKPEDGQQGQQAMSLAILRVIRLVRVFRIFKLSRHSKGLQILGQTLKASMRELGLLIFFLFIGVILFSSAVYFAEADESESQFPSIPDAFWWAVVSMTTVGYGDMVPTTIGGKIVGSLCAIAGVLTIALPVPVIVSNFNYFYHRETEGEEQAQYLQVTSCPKIPSSPDLKKSRSASTISKSDYMEIQEGVNNSNEDFREENLKTANCTLANTNYVNITKMLTDV, encoded by the coding sequence ATGACAGTTGCTACTGGAGATCCTGCAGACgaagctgcagctcttcctggTCACCCACAGGACACCTACAACCCCGAGACCGACCATGAATGCTGCGAGAGGGTGGTCATTAACATTTCGGGGCTGCGCTTCGAGACGCAGCTCAAGACTTTAGCCCAGTTCCCGGAGACTTTATTAGGAGATCCTAAAAAAAGAATGAGGTATTTCGACCCGCTCCGGAATGAGTATTTTTTTGACAGGAACAGACCCAGCTTCGATGCTATTTTGTACTATTACCAGTCTGGGGGGAGGTTGAGGAGACCAGTTAACGTGCCCTTAGATATCTTCTCGGAAGAGATCCGTTTCTATGAACTGGGGGAAGAAGCCATGGAGATGTTTCGGGAGGATGAAGGCTACAtcaaagaagaggaaaggcCGTTGCCTGAGAATGAGTTTCAGAGACAAGTCTGGTTGCTCTTTGAGTACCCCGAGAGCTCGGGCCCTGCCAGGATTATAGCTATTGTCTCAGTCATGGTGATTTTGATCTCCATCGTCAGCTTTTGCCTGGAAACTTTGCCCATTTTTCGGGATGAGAACGAAGACATGCACGGCAGCGGGCTGAGCCACCCCCCCTACTCCAACAGCAGCATGGGCTACCAGCAGTCCACCTCCTTCACAGACCCCTTCTTCATCGTGGAGACACTTTGCATCATCTGGTTCTCCTTCGAGTTCTTGGTGAGGTTTTTCGCCTGCCCCAGCAAGGCTGGGTTTTTTACCAACATCATGAACATTATAGACATTGTAGCCATCATTCCCTACTTCATCACCTTAGGGACGGAGCTGGCCGAGAAGCCAGAGGATGGTCAGCAAGGCCAGCAAGCCATGTCCTTGGCCATCCTCAGAGTCATCCGGCTGGTCAGGGTCTTCAGGATCTTCAAGCTCTCCCGACACTCCAAGGGGCTGCAGATCCTGGGCCAGACCCTCAAGGCCAGCATGCGGGAGCTGGGTTTGctcatcttcttcctcttcatcgGCGTCATCCTCTTCTCCAGCGCCGTCTACTTCGCCGAGGCCGACGAGAGCGAGTCCCAGTTCCCCAGCATCCCCGATGCCTTCTGGTGGGCCGTGGTTTCCATGACGACTGTTGGCTACGGAGACATGGTCCCCACCACCATTGGGGGCAAAATTGTGGGTTCCTTGTGTGCCATCGCTGGGGTATTAACCATTGCCTTACCAGTGCCCGTCATAGTGTCCAACTTCAACTACTTCTACCACCGGGAGAcggagggagaggagcaggctcAATATTTGCAAGTAACCAGCTGCCCAAAGATCCCCTCTTCCCCTGAcctaaagaaaagcagaagtgccTCTACTATTAGTAAGTCTGATTATATGGAGATTCAGGAAGGCGTAAACAATAGCAACGAGGATTTTAGGGAGGAAAACTTGAAGACAGCCAATTGCACCCTCGCTAACACAAACTATGTGAACATCACCAAGATGCTCACCGATGTCTAG